TCTATAAAGGATTAATGGAAAGTCAATATGCCTATGAACTTTTAACAGTTGAAGCTTTTATGGAAAAAAATTATACAAAAGCTCTTCAAGCTTTAACTCTTAATAGAACAGTAATTGAACCAAATAAAGCAAAATTAGTTTTAGATGATTTAATGGAAAAAAATAGAGAGTATTGGTATTTAGATTAGTTTAGAAAGTAAAAAATAAGAGTAAAGACATTTTTAATGTGCTATTTTTTAGTTACATTAAAAGTGTCTTTTTATATTTTGAGAGAAAAATTTATTTTAAATATAAAAAACTTTATTTTTTTTAAAATAATGTGTTAAAATAGAAAAAAGTTAAAAAGGGGAGCAAAGGCAATGATAAAATTAATAGTAGCAGATATGGATGGAACACTTTTAAATGATAATAATGAAATAAATGAAGAGTTTTGGGAAGTACATAAAAAATTAAAAGAAAAAGGGATAATCTTTGCAGTAGGAAGTGGTAGACAGTATCACAACTTAAAAGAGAGATTTTCTTCTATAAAAGATGATATGTTATTTATTGCAGAGAATGGAACTTATGTAGTTTATCACGAGGAAGAACTATATATAAATACTATTGAAAAGAAAGACTTAGAAAAGATTTTAAAAATAGCTAGAAATATTGATAATTGTAAGGTTGTTTTATGTGGAAAAAACTCAGCTTATACAGAGGCAACAGAGGAAAATTTTTTAACAGAGATGAGAAAATATTATTCAGAATTAAAGCAAGTTGAAAAATTAGAAGAGGTTGAAGATGATATAATGAAAGTAGCTTTTTGTGATTTTTCAGGTTCAGAAGAGAATAGTTTTAACTATTATAAGGATTTTGACTCAAAATTTAAAGTAGTTGTATCAGGTAGAATTTGGCTTGATATTATGAAAGATGATGCTAATAAGGGAAAAGCAGTTGAGATGGTACAGAAAAAACTTGGAATAACTTATGATGAAACAATGATTTTTGGAGATTATTTAAATGATTTAGAGATGATGAGTATGGGAAAATATAGCTTTGCTATGGCTAATGCTCATGAAATTTTAAAGAAAAATAGTAATTATATAGCTGAAAGTAACAATGATAATGGTGTTGTAAAAGCAATAAAAGAGTATGTCTTATAATTTTTTTAATTTTGTAACAATATTGACATAAACATGGAGTATAGTTAAAGCATAATAAATCTTTCCCCAAGATGTTTTATATATAGTATTAAAAATAGAGCTGACGTTAAGTGCCAGCTCTATTTTTAATTTAGAAACTTTTTATATGTGTTATCTATTGCTAAAGCCCCCAATGGAGCAGTGATTAAAATAGCTAGAACAGCAATAGTCAAAACAAGATTTCCACAGTTTAACCCCATAGCCAAAGGAATTCCACCAATAGCAGCTTGTACAGTTGCTTTGGGAGTGTAAGCAAACATAGTGAAAAGTTTTTCCTTTTTATTCAAATTACTTCCTATTAAACAAAGAAAAACTCCAAACATTCTAAAGATTAAAACTAGAAGAATAAATATAATTGCTGTTGTACCAAAAGAGAGAGCATACTTAATATTTACAGTAGCACCAACTAAAACGAAAAGTAGAATTTCAGCAGCCACCCAAAGTTTAGAAAATTTTGAAGAGATTCTTTTAGCAAGAACTTCATAGTTTTTTAATATTCCTATACCAATACTCATTATAGATATAAGAGCTGAGAAAGGAATAAATCTGCTTAGATATATCTCTAACTCCAATAAAAGGAATGAAACACTTAATAGAATAACTATTTTTATAGAATCTCTCATATGGAAAGTTTTAAAGAATTTTATAAGTATTAGAGAGATAAGATATCCTATAATTATTCCAGTTAGAATAGCAAAGGGTACTTGTAAAAGAGCAGTTGAAGAGAAATTTCCACCTTTTTCAAAATTTAAAAAAGATGTGAAAAGTACAATTACAAAAACATCATCTACTGAAGCTCCAGCCATAACAAGTTGAGGGATACTTTTATTAGTTCCTTTTTTTGTTTCTATTAATTTTATCATTCTAGGAACAATAACTGCTGGAGAAACAGCAGCAAGAACACTTCCTAAGATAGCAGCTTCGATTATGGTAACATTAAAAAATTTAGGTGCAATTAAAACAGTTCCTAAAATCTCTAAAGTTGCAGGAAGAAAACACATAAGAATAGCAGGACGTCCTACTTTTTTTAGATCCTCTATATTTAGAGATAAGCCAGCTCTAGTTAAGATTATAACTAAAGCAAGTTGTCTAAGTGAGGAAGAGATATTTAGGATAGAGCTATCCAACAGATTTAAAGAGTAAGGACCTAGAATTATTCCTGTCAGTATCATTCCTAAAAGAGCAGGAAGTCTTAATTTGATAAAGATTGAACCTAATAAAAGACCAAGTAAAAATATTAAAGCTAGACTTGTTAACATATATCCTCCTAAAAATTAATAAAATAAAAAAACTGATAAATTCTGCATAACAAAAAAATGCAGAAGTCATCAGCTTAAAAGCGGTTTATGTTTAAAACAAAGGGAGACCTCATTCCCTAATTTTTCTTAAATATTATCATTTTTTAATTTCTTTGTCAAACTTCAAAGGGAAAATTTAAAAATTTTGATTAAATTTGAAATTGATATATAATAGAAATAGCATGATATTTGGAGGGTAGAAATGGGAATTGAAAATATTAAATTAAAAATAGGAAAATTACAAAAGGGAAAGAACAACTTAATAACAGATGTAAAGGGAGTAAAAGTAGGACATAAAACCTTGGATAATGGCAATATAAAAACAGGGGTAACAGCTATAATTCCCCATAGTGATAATATCTTTAGAGAGAAATTAATCTGCTCATCATATGTGATAAATGGTTTTGGAAAAAGTGTAGGACTTGTTCAAATTAATGAATTGGGAACTTTAGAGACTCCAATTATATTAACAAATACTTTAAGTGTAGGAACTTGTAGTACAGCCTTAGTAAAATATATGTTGAAGGAGAATGATGATATAGGGGTAACAACAGGAACAGTTAACCCAGTAGTATGTGAGTGTAATGATGGATACTTAAATGATATTCGTGGACTTCACGTAAAAGAGGAAGATGTTTTTGATGCCATAGAAAATGCAGAAATAAACTTTAAAGAGGGAAATATTGGAGCAGGAACAGGTATGAGTTGTTATCAACTTAAAGGAGGAATAGGTTCTGCTTCTAGAGTTTTAAAGCTAGATGATAAAGAGTATACAATAGGTTCTCTTGTTCTTTCAAATTTTGGATTAAAAGAGGATCTTTTAGTAGATGGAATAAAAGTTGGAGAAAAAATTTTAGAAAAAGAGAGTGAAGAGTTAGAAAAGGGATCTATAATAATAATTTTAGCTACTGATATTCCTATGAATGAGAGACAATTAAAAAGAATAGCTAAGAGAGTTCCAATAGGATTAGCAAGAACAGGATCTCATATAGGAAATGGAAGTGGAGATATAGTAATTGCTTTTTCTACTGCTAATAGAATAAAACATTATGAAGATAGAGATATAGTAAGTATAAAAATAATAAATGAAAATATTATAGATAAAGTTTTTAGAGGAGTAATAGAATGTGTTGAAGAAGCTGTTATTAGTTCACTTTTACACAGTGAAAAAACAATTGGAACATCTGAACATAAAAGGGAATCATTGAAAAAATATATTGATTATTTAGTTAAATAGTTACTAGAATTTCTTTAATAAATATGCTAAAATAGAAAGTCGGAAAAATTTAAAGTTATTAGTATATTTTTTTATAAATAAAAGGAGAGATAGATGAAGATAGGTTTTGATCATAACAAATATCTAGAAGAGCAATCGAAGTATATCTTAGAAAGAGTTAATAATTATGATAAGTTATATTTAGAGTTTGGAGGAAAATTATTGTTTGACCTTCACGCTAAGAGAGTACTTCCTGGTTTTGATGAAAATGCTAAAATAAAACTACTTCAAAGACTTAAAGAGAAGGTAGAGGTAGTAATTTGTGTCTATTCTGGTGATATAGAGAGAAATAAAATCAGAGGAGACTTTGGTATTACATATGATATGGATGTTTTCAGACTTATAGACGATTTAAGAGATTATGAACTACAAGTAAATAGTGTAGTTATAACTAGATATGATGACCAACCTGCAACAAATCTATTTATAACAAAACTAGAGCGTAGAGGTATAAAAGTATATAAACATAGAGCTACAAAAGGTTACCCTATGGATATAGATACAATAGTAAGTGATGAAGGATATGGAAAAAATCCATATATTGAAACTACAAAACCGATAGTAGTTGTTACTGCTCCTGGACCTGGTAGTGGAAAACTTGCTACTTGTTTAAGTCAATTATACCATGAATACAAAAGAGGAAGAGATGCAGGATATTCAAAATTTGAAACATTTCCTGTATGGAATGTACCTTTAAAACATCCTTTAAATATAGCTTATGAAGCAGCTACAGTGGATTTAAAAGATGTAAATATGATAGATCCATTCCACTTAGAAGCTTATGGAGAAACTGCTGTAAACTACAATCGTGATGTAGAAGCTTTCCCTCTTTTAAAAAGAATTATAGAAAAAATCACTGGAAAAGAATCAATCTATAAATCTCCAACAGATATGGGAGTAAATAGAGTTGGTTTTGGAATTGTTGATGATGATGTAGTTAGAGAAGCATCAAAACAAGAGATTATAAGAAGATATTTTAAAACAGGTTGTGAGTATAAAAAGGGATATGTTGATAAAGAAACATTCCAAAGAACAAAAGTTATTATGGAATTTTTAAATCTAAAAGAGCAAGATAGAAAAGTTGTAGGAGTAGCAAGAGAAAGACTTGAAAAACTAAAAAATGAGCAAAGTGATAAAAATGGAATTTGCTCTGCAATAGCTATGGAACTTCCTGATGGAACAATAGTTACAGGTAAAAAATCTTGCTTAATGGATGCAGCATCAGCAGCAATATTAAATGCAAT
This region of Fusobacterium varium genomic DNA includes:
- a CDS encoding HAD family phosphatase → MIKLIVADMDGTLLNDNNEINEEFWEVHKKLKEKGIIFAVGSGRQYHNLKERFSSIKDDMLFIAENGTYVVYHEEELYINTIEKKDLEKILKIARNIDNCKVVLCGKNSAYTEATEENFLTEMRKYYSELKQVEKLEEVEDDIMKVAFCDFSGSEENSFNYYKDFDSKFKVVVSGRIWLDIMKDDANKGKAVEMVQKKLGITYDETMIFGDYLNDLEMMSMGKYSFAMANAHEILKKNSNYIAESNNDNGVVKAIKEYVL
- a CDS encoding cation:proton antiporter codes for the protein MLTSLALIFLLGLLLGSIFIKLRLPALLGMILTGIILGPYSLNLLDSSILNISSSLRQLALVIILTRAGLSLNIEDLKKVGRPAILMCFLPATLEILGTVLIAPKFFNVTIIEAAILGSVLAAVSPAVIVPRMIKLIETKKGTNKSIPQLVMAGASVDDVFVIVLFTSFLNFEKGGNFSSTALLQVPFAILTGIIIGYLISLILIKFFKTFHMRDSIKIVILLSVSFLLLELEIYLSRFIPFSALISIMSIGIGILKNYEVLAKRISSKFSKLWVAAEILLFVLVGATVNIKYALSFGTTAIIFILLVLIFRMFGVFLCLIGSNLNKKEKLFTMFAYTPKATVQAAIGGIPLAMGLNCGNLVLTIAVLAILITAPLGALAIDNTYKKFLN
- a CDS encoding P1 family peptidase, coding for MGIENIKLKIGKLQKGKNNLITDVKGVKVGHKTLDNGNIKTGVTAIIPHSDNIFREKLICSSYVINGFGKSVGLVQINELGTLETPIILTNTLSVGTCSTALVKYMLKENDDIGVTTGTVNPVVCECNDGYLNDIRGLHVKEEDVFDAIENAEINFKEGNIGAGTGMSCYQLKGGIGSASRVLKLDDKEYTIGSLVLSNFGLKEDLLVDGIKVGEKILEKESEELEKGSIIIILATDIPMNERQLKRIAKRVPIGLARTGSHIGNGSGDIVIAFSTANRIKHYEDRDIVSIKIINENIIDKVFRGVIECVEEAVISSLLHSEKTIGTSEHKRESLKKYIDYLVK
- a CDS encoding DUF1846 domain-containing protein, with the translated sequence MKIGFDHNKYLEEQSKYILERVNNYDKLYLEFGGKLLFDLHAKRVLPGFDENAKIKLLQRLKEKVEVVICVYSGDIERNKIRGDFGITYDMDVFRLIDDLRDYELQVNSVVITRYDDQPATNLFITKLERRGIKVYKHRATKGYPMDIDTIVSDEGYGKNPYIETTKPIVVVTAPGPGSGKLATCLSQLYHEYKRGRDAGYSKFETFPVWNVPLKHPLNIAYEAATVDLKDVNMIDPFHLEAYGETAVNYNRDVEAFPLLKRIIEKITGKESIYKSPTDMGVNRVGFGIVDDDVVREASKQEIIRRYFKTGCEYKKGYVDKETFQRTKVIMEFLNLKEQDRKVVGVARERLEKLKNEQSDKNGICSAIAMELPDGTIVTGKKSCLMDAASAAILNAIKHFANINDEILLISPVILEPIINLKSKTLMSKNVALDTEEVLIALSISAATNPMAQVAMEKLHMLKGTQAHCTNILGKNDEQTLRKLGIDLTCDQVFPTENLYYNA